In Columba livia isolate bColLiv1 breed racing homer chromosome Z, bColLiv1.pat.W.v2, whole genome shotgun sequence, one DNA window encodes the following:
- the SLC26A1 gene encoding sulfate anion transporter 1 isoform X2 has translation MERVLEATRMENSTSPCFLMERKTRVKINRKEVILAKLKKSCSCTPKKLKNFVIDFFPVLQWLPKYQCREYIWGDIMSGLVIGIILVPQAIAYSLLAGVNAECGKECYAIGIATALTFVAGVYQVLMGIFRLGFISMYLSESVLDGFATGASLTILTAQVKYLIGIKIPRSQGHGMLVITWINIFRNIYQANLCDVITSAICIVVLVTAKELGDRYKHKLKFPLPTELVVIVVATVVSHYGKLNELYASSVSGAIPTGFIPPKAPHFNLMLRVAVDALPLAIVSFVFTVSLSEMCAKKYAYTIRANQEMFAVGFCNIIPSFFHSFATSAALAKTLVKTSTGCQTQVSGVISAMVVLLVLLFLAPLFYSLQKCVLACIIIVSLRGALRKFQDVPARFHVNKVDTLVWVVTMSASALISTEIGLLAGIVFSMLCIIVRTQRPRTALLAQIQDTSLYEDDSEYENLSPVPKVKIFRFEAPLYYANRNYFLKSLYRLTNLDPNLEAARRKKYEKKEKQHLKKGDHKTANGVGTVEMTLQLFPKQTDFQALVVDCSSISFLDTTGVNTLKEILKDYKDLNISVLLACCNPSVIDSLKKGGYFGKDLGSMQEMLFYSIHNAVQFAKDQKLPTDCSV, from the exons ATGGAAAGAGTACTTGAGGCTACCAGGATGGAAAACAGCACCTCTCCCTGTTTTCTCATGGAAAGAAAGACTCGTGTCAAGATTAATAGGAAAGAAGTCATACTAGCCAAGCtgaagaagagctgctcctgcaccccaaagaaGCTGAAGAACTTTGTCATAGACTTCTTTCCTGTTTTACAATGGCTTCCCAAGTACCAATGCAGAGAGTACATCTGGGGGGACATTATGTCTGGATTAGTGATTGGGATCATTTTGGTGCCCCAAGCAATCGCATACTCACTGCTGGCAG GGGTGAATGCTGAGTGTGGAAAAGAATGCTACGCTATTGGCATTGCTACAGCCTTGACATTTGTGGCTGGAGTGTATCAG GTTCTAATGGGAATCTTTCGTCTAGGTTTCATATCTATGTACCTATCCGAGTCTGTACTAGATGGCTTTGCAACTGGTGCTTCCTTAACCATTTTAACAGCTCAAGTGAAGTATCTGATTGGAATAAAAATCCCACGTAGCCAAGGGCATGGGATGCTGGTTATTACCTGGATTAACATTTTCCGGAACATTTATCAGGCTAACCTTTGTGATGTCATCACAAGTGCCATTTGTATTGTGGTGTTGGTCACTGCTAAGGAACTGGGAGATCGGTATAAGCATAAGCTGAAATTTCCTCTCCCCACAGAGCTGGTAGTTATTGTTGTGGCAACAGTGGTGTCACACTATGGGAAGTTAAATGAACTGTATGCATCCAGTGTTTCTGGAGCTATTCCAACAGGATTTATTCCCCCCAAGGCACCACATTTCAATTTAATGCTCCGAGTTGCTGTAGATGCTTTGCCTCTTGCCATAGTCAGTTTTGTATTCACTGTATCCCTTTCTGAAATGTGTGCAAAGAAATATGCTTACACCATCCGAGCCAATCAGGAAATGTTTGCTGTGGGGTTCTGCAacatcattccttctttcttccattcttttgcAACCAGTGCAGCTCTGGCAAAAACACTCGTCAAAACATCTACAGGCTGCCAGACTCAAGTCTCTGGAGTAATTAGTGCGATGGTGGTTTTGCTGGTGCTACTCTTCTTGGCACCTCTCTTCTACTCCTTGCAGAAGTGTGTCCTGGCTTGTATTATCATTGTCAGCCTCCGAGGAGCACTCAGGAAGTTCCAAGATGTGCCAGCACGGTTCCATGTGAATAAGGTGGACACATTGGTTTGGGTCGTTACCATGTCTGCTTCTGCCTTGATCAGCACAGAAATAGGGCTGTTGGCTGGCATTGTTTTCTCCATGTTATGCATCATAGTTAGGACACAGCGGCCACGGACAGCCCTGCTTGCTCAGATCCAAGACACTAGCCTTTATGAGGATGACTCAGAATATGAAAACCTCTCTCCTGTTCCAAAGGTCAAAATATTCCGTTTTGAGGCCCCACTCTACTACGCAAATAGAAACTACTTCCTAAAGTCTCTGTATAGATTGACTAATTTAGATCCTAACCTAGAAGctgctagaagaaagaaatatgagaagaaggaaaagcagcatctgaAAAAGGGAGATCACAAAACTGCTAATGGAGTGGGCACTGTAGAAATGACTCTGCAACTATTTCCTAAGCAAACTGATTTCCAAGCCCTTGTTGTTGATTGTTCTTCCATCTCATTTTTGGACACCACTGGAGTTAACACTCTTAAGGAAATCCTGAAAGACTACAAAGACCTAAACATTTCTGTTCTCCTGGCTTGCTGCAATCCCTCAGTGATAGACTCTCTAAAAAAAGGAGGTTACTTTGGGAAAGATTTAGGAAGCATGCAGGAAATGCTGTTCTACAGCATACATAATGCTGTGCAGTTTGCAAAAGACCAAAAGCTTCCAACAGATTGCTCAGTTTAA
- the SLC26A1 gene encoding sulfate anion transporter 1 isoform X1 — translation MERVLEATRMENSTSPCFLMERKTRVKINRKEVILAKLKKSCSCTPKKLKNFVIDFFPVLQWLPKYQCREYIWGDIMSGLVIGIILVPQAIAYSLLAGLKPIYSLYTSFFANIIYFLMGTSRHVSVGIFSLISLMVGQVVDRELLLAGFDLNDDAPPALGNGSLQNDSQSYTTSFNLTIAGVNAECGKECYAIGIATALTFVAGVYQVLMGIFRLGFISMYLSESVLDGFATGASLTILTAQVKYLIGIKIPRSQGHGMLVITWINIFRNIYQANLCDVITSAICIVVLVTAKELGDRYKHKLKFPLPTELVVIVVATVVSHYGKLNELYASSVSGAIPTGFIPPKAPHFNLMLRVAVDALPLAIVSFVFTVSLSEMCAKKYAYTIRANQEMFAVGFCNIIPSFFHSFATSAALAKTLVKTSTGCQTQVSGVISAMVVLLVLLFLAPLFYSLQKCVLACIIIVSLRGALRKFQDVPARFHVNKVDTLVWVVTMSASALISTEIGLLAGIVFSMLCIIVRTQRPRTALLAQIQDTSLYEDDSEYENLSPVPKVKIFRFEAPLYYANRNYFLKSLYRLTNLDPNLEAARRKKYEKKEKQHLKKGDHKTANGVGTVEMTLQLFPKQTDFQALVVDCSSISFLDTTGVNTLKEILKDYKDLNISVLLACCNPSVIDSLKKGGYFGKDLGSMQEMLFYSIHNAVQFAKDQKLPTDCSV, via the exons ATGGAAAGAGTACTTGAGGCTACCAGGATGGAAAACAGCACCTCTCCCTGTTTTCTCATGGAAAGAAAGACTCGTGTCAAGATTAATAGGAAAGAAGTCATACTAGCCAAGCtgaagaagagctgctcctgcaccccaaagaaGCTGAAGAACTTTGTCATAGACTTCTTTCCTGTTTTACAATGGCTTCCCAAGTACCAATGCAGAGAGTACATCTGGGGGGACATTATGTCTGGATTAGTGATTGGGATCATTTTGGTGCCCCAAGCAATCGCATACTCACTGCTGGCAGGTCTGAAGCCCATTTATAGCCTTTACACATCATTCTTTGCCAATATAATCTATTTCTTGATGGGCACATCCCGTCATGTCTCAGTTGGCATTTTCAGCTTGATAAGCTTAATGGTAGGACAAGTTGTGGACCGAGAACTTCTCTTGGCTGGGTTTGACTTGAATGATGATGCCCCACCAGCCTTGGGTAATGGTTCTCTGCAGAATGACAGTCAGTCCTACACAACTTCCTTCAACCTTACAATTGCAGGGGTGAATGCTGAGTGTGGAAAAGAATGCTACGCTATTGGCATTGCTACAGCCTTGACATTTGTGGCTGGAGTGTATCAG GTTCTAATGGGAATCTTTCGTCTAGGTTTCATATCTATGTACCTATCCGAGTCTGTACTAGATGGCTTTGCAACTGGTGCTTCCTTAACCATTTTAACAGCTCAAGTGAAGTATCTGATTGGAATAAAAATCCCACGTAGCCAAGGGCATGGGATGCTGGTTATTACCTGGATTAACATTTTCCGGAACATTTATCAGGCTAACCTTTGTGATGTCATCACAAGTGCCATTTGTATTGTGGTGTTGGTCACTGCTAAGGAACTGGGAGATCGGTATAAGCATAAGCTGAAATTTCCTCTCCCCACAGAGCTGGTAGTTATTGTTGTGGCAACAGTGGTGTCACACTATGGGAAGTTAAATGAACTGTATGCATCCAGTGTTTCTGGAGCTATTCCAACAGGATTTATTCCCCCCAAGGCACCACATTTCAATTTAATGCTCCGAGTTGCTGTAGATGCTTTGCCTCTTGCCATAGTCAGTTTTGTATTCACTGTATCCCTTTCTGAAATGTGTGCAAAGAAATATGCTTACACCATCCGAGCCAATCAGGAAATGTTTGCTGTGGGGTTCTGCAacatcattccttctttcttccattcttttgcAACCAGTGCAGCTCTGGCAAAAACACTCGTCAAAACATCTACAGGCTGCCAGACTCAAGTCTCTGGAGTAATTAGTGCGATGGTGGTTTTGCTGGTGCTACTCTTCTTGGCACCTCTCTTCTACTCCTTGCAGAAGTGTGTCCTGGCTTGTATTATCATTGTCAGCCTCCGAGGAGCACTCAGGAAGTTCCAAGATGTGCCAGCACGGTTCCATGTGAATAAGGTGGACACATTGGTTTGGGTCGTTACCATGTCTGCTTCTGCCTTGATCAGCACAGAAATAGGGCTGTTGGCTGGCATTGTTTTCTCCATGTTATGCATCATAGTTAGGACACAGCGGCCACGGACAGCCCTGCTTGCTCAGATCCAAGACACTAGCCTTTATGAGGATGACTCAGAATATGAAAACCTCTCTCCTGTTCCAAAGGTCAAAATATTCCGTTTTGAGGCCCCACTCTACTACGCAAATAGAAACTACTTCCTAAAGTCTCTGTATAGATTGACTAATTTAGATCCTAACCTAGAAGctgctagaagaaagaaatatgagaagaaggaaaagcagcatctgaAAAAGGGAGATCACAAAACTGCTAATGGAGTGGGCACTGTAGAAATGACTCTGCAACTATTTCCTAAGCAAACTGATTTCCAAGCCCTTGTTGTTGATTGTTCTTCCATCTCATTTTTGGACACCACTGGAGTTAACACTCTTAAGGAAATCCTGAAAGACTACAAAGACCTAAACATTTCTGTTCTCCTGGCTTGCTGCAATCCCTCAGTGATAGACTCTCTAAAAAAAGGAGGTTACTTTGGGAAAGATTTAGGAAGCATGCAGGAAATGCTGTTCTACAGCATACATAATGCTGTGCAGTTTGCAAAAGACCAAAAGCTTCCAACAGATTGCTCAGTTTAA